From a region of the Micropterus dolomieu isolate WLL.071019.BEF.003 ecotype Adirondacks linkage group LG21, ASM2129224v1, whole genome shotgun sequence genome:
- the ercc6l2 gene encoding DNA excision repair protein ERCC-6-like 2 isoform X2, producing MASVSAVEKATWREGDSCLAPDPRDGTLRETTIQRLTSHNGDTIAWVVVKDPSKDEEEEEAVPVSKLMRPGSNHFTKEKPVFPSSSTDPRLCVPLELSNVDEDRVPYTINRYLRDYQREGIRFIYNNYIRSRGCVLGDDMGLGKTVQVIGFLAAVLHKTGTWEDIKNNRPQFLQSQMPSKQSKPNKVFLIVAPLSVLYNWKDELDTWGHFQCVVVHGLRKEEELARIKKGRIEIALTTYETLRLCLDQFNIIDWSAVVVDEAHKIKNPNSQITQAMKDLKCKIRIGLTGTILQNNLEELWCVMDWAIPGCLGSLGHFKNKFSDPIEQGQRHSATKRALATGRKTVRALVRKISQWFLRRTKALIKEQLPKKDDRVVYCSLTDFQQTVYQAVLDTEDVTLLLRSSEKCDCQSGRTRRSCCYRTNSEGVKMKELYFSYLAILRKVANHVALLQTTAGTSKKQEKYVGGVCAKVFQKFPDFVQRCKGEAFEALSDPMYSGKMKVLQKLLTYYLQKRDKVLLFSLSTKLLDVLESYCMAEGLDYSRLDGTTKAKERIQIVKEFNSSSHINICLVSTMAGGLGLNFVGANVVVLFDPTWNPASDLQAIDRAYRIGQCRDVTVLRLISLGTVEEVIYLRQVYKQQLQCSVVGKESARRYFEAVQGHGIYKGELFGIRNLFRLQIEGTCLTRKILEREGQVESGVMTTSTHTGEEKEEAAKGVSAAHSFSLSHVKEGIPQTGTFPAPLVLCPHNLKTFLLLFIL from the exons ATGGCTTCAGTTTCTGCAGTTGAAAAAG CAACATGGCGTGAAGGTGACAGTTGTCTGGCTCCTGACCCGAGAGACGGCACCCTTCGAGAAACCACTATTCAGAGACTGACCTCTCATAATGGTGACACCATAGCATGGGTGGTCGTCAAAGACCCCAGtaaagatgaagaagaggaggaagctgTACCTGTCTCGAAACTCATGAGACCAGGCTCAAATCACTTCACCAAGGAGAAACCTGTGTttcccagcagcagcacagacccCAGGCTATGTGTCCCCTTAGAACTGAGTAATGTCGATGAAGACAGAGTCCCCTACACCATCAACAGATACTTGAGGGATTACCAAAGAGAAGGTATCAGGTTTATTTACAACAACTACATCCGCTCCAGAGGTTGCGTCTTGGGGGACGACATGGGCTTGGGAAAAACTGTACAG GTCATTGGTTTTCTTGCTGCAGTGTTGCACAAAACAGGCACATGGGAGGATATCAAGAACAACAGGCCTCAGTTTCTGCAGAGTCAGATGCCCTCCAAGCAAAGTAAACCCAACAAA GTGTTCCTCATTGTGGCCCCACTGTCAGTGCTTTATAACTGGAAAGATGAACTGGACACATGGGGTCACTTTCAGTGTGTGGTGGTCCACGGgctgaggaaagaggaggagctggCTCGCATCAAGAAGGGACGCATTGAGATTGCCCTCACTACCTACGAGACTCTGCGCCTCTGTCTGGATCAGTTTAATAT CATAGACTGGTCTGCAGTGGTTGTGGATGAGGCCCACAAGATTAAAAATCCAAATTCTCAGATCACCCAGGCCATGAAGGACCTGAAATGCAAG aTCAGGATTGGCCTCACTGGCACCATCTTACAGAACAACCTTGAGGAGCTGTGGTGTGTCATGGACTG GGCCATACCTGGTTGTCTTGGCAGCTTAGGACATTTCAAGAACAAGTTTTCAGATCCAATTGAGCAAGGGCAGAGGCACAGTGCTACTAAACGTGCCCTAGCTACAGGGAGGAAGACTGTTAGAGCCCTGGTGAGGAAGATTTCCCAGTGGTTCCTCAGAAGGACAAAAGCTCTCATCAAGGAACAACTGCCTAAGAAGGACGACAGG GTGGTGTATTGCTCTCTGACAGACTTTCAGCAGACTGTGTATCAGGCAGTGCTGGACACTGAAGATGTGACGTTGCTGTTGAGGTCTTCAGAGAAATGTGACTGTCAAAGTGGACGCACCCGCAGAAGCTGCTGCTATAGA ACAAACTCAGAAGGTGTGAAAATGAAGGAGCTGTACTTCAGTTACTTGGCCATATTGAGGAAGGTTGCCAACCATGTAGCGCTGCTTCAGACCACTGCAGGCACCAGCAAGAAACAG GAAAAGTATGTGGGTGGCGTCTGTGCGAAGGTTTTCCAAAAGTTTCCCGACTTTGTGCAGAGATGCAAAGGTGAAGCATTTGAGGCCTTGTCGGACCCGATGTACAGTGGAAAGATGAAG GTTTTGCAGAAGCTCCTGACATATTATCTGCAAAAGAGAGATAAAGTGctgcttttttctctctcaaccAAG CTGTTGGATGTGCTGGAGAGCTACTGCATGGCAGAGGGGCTGGACTACAGCAGGTTGGACGGAACCACGAAAGCCAAAGAGAGAATTCAGATTGTCAAAGAGTTCAACAGCTCTTCTCACATCAACATCTGCCTGGTTTCTACCAT GGCGGGCGGTCTTGGTCTTAACTTTGTAGGGGCCAATGTGGTAGTGCTATTTGACCCCACATGGAACCCAGCCAGTGACCTCCAAGCCATTGACCG AGCATACCGCATTGGCCAGTGCAGGGATGTGACTGTTCTTAGGCTGATCTCACTGGGGACTGTGGAGGAGGTTATCTACCTCAGACAAGTTTACAAACAG CAATTGCAGTGCTCAGTTGTGGGCAAGGAGAGTGCACGCCGGTACTTTGAGGCAGTGCAAGGGCACGGTATCTATAAGGGAGAGCTGTTTGGGATCAGAAACCTCTTCAGGCTGCAGATCGAAGGGACATGCCTCACCCGCAAGATACTAGAG CGAGAAGGACAAGTGGAGTCCGGTGTAATGACAACCAGCACTCACACAGgcgaagagaaggaggaggcgGCGAAGGGAGTTAGC GCAGCCCACTCATTCTCCCTTTCCCACGTGAAAGAGGGGATACCTCAAAC
- the ercc6l2 gene encoding DNA excision repair protein ERCC-6-like 2 isoform X3, translating into MASVSAVEKATWREGDSCLAPDPRDGTLRETTIQRLTSHNGDTIAWVVVKDPSKDEEEEEAVPVSKLMRPGSNHFTKEKPVFPSSSTDPRLCVPLELSNVDEDRVPYTINRYLRDYQREGIRFIYNNYIRSRGCVLGDDMGLGKTVQVIGFLAAVLHKTGTWEDIKNNRPQFLQSQMPSKQSKPNKVFLIVAPLSVLYNWKDELDTWGHFQCVVVHGLRKEEELARIKKGRIEIALTTYETLRLCLDQFNIIDWSAVVVDEAHKIKNPNSQITQAMKDLKCKIRIGLTGTILQNNLEELWCVMDWAIPGCLGSLGHFKNKFSDPIEQGQRHSATKRALATGRKTVRALVRKISQWFLRRTKALIKEQLPKKDDRVVYCSLTDFQQTVYQAVLDTEDVTLLLRSSEKCDCQSGRTRRSCCYRTNSEGVKMKELYFSYLAILRKVANHVALLQTTAGTSKKQEKYVGGVCAKVFQKFPDFVQRCKGEAFEALSDPMYSGKMKVLQKLLTYYLQKRDKVLLFSLSTKLLDVLESYCMAEGLDYSRLDGTTKAKERIQIVKEFNSSSHINICLVSTMAGGLGLNFVGANVVVLFDPTWNPASDLQAIDRAYRIGQCRDVTVLRLISLGTVEEVIYLRQVYKQQLQCSVVGKESARRYFEAVQGHGIYKGELFGIRNLFRLQIEGTCLTRKILEREGQVESGVMTTSTHTGEEKEEAAKGVSPTHSPFPT; encoded by the exons ATGGCTTCAGTTTCTGCAGTTGAAAAAG CAACATGGCGTGAAGGTGACAGTTGTCTGGCTCCTGACCCGAGAGACGGCACCCTTCGAGAAACCACTATTCAGAGACTGACCTCTCATAATGGTGACACCATAGCATGGGTGGTCGTCAAAGACCCCAGtaaagatgaagaagaggaggaagctgTACCTGTCTCGAAACTCATGAGACCAGGCTCAAATCACTTCACCAAGGAGAAACCTGTGTttcccagcagcagcacagacccCAGGCTATGTGTCCCCTTAGAACTGAGTAATGTCGATGAAGACAGAGTCCCCTACACCATCAACAGATACTTGAGGGATTACCAAAGAGAAGGTATCAGGTTTATTTACAACAACTACATCCGCTCCAGAGGTTGCGTCTTGGGGGACGACATGGGCTTGGGAAAAACTGTACAG GTCATTGGTTTTCTTGCTGCAGTGTTGCACAAAACAGGCACATGGGAGGATATCAAGAACAACAGGCCTCAGTTTCTGCAGAGTCAGATGCCCTCCAAGCAAAGTAAACCCAACAAA GTGTTCCTCATTGTGGCCCCACTGTCAGTGCTTTATAACTGGAAAGATGAACTGGACACATGGGGTCACTTTCAGTGTGTGGTGGTCCACGGgctgaggaaagaggaggagctggCTCGCATCAAGAAGGGACGCATTGAGATTGCCCTCACTACCTACGAGACTCTGCGCCTCTGTCTGGATCAGTTTAATAT CATAGACTGGTCTGCAGTGGTTGTGGATGAGGCCCACAAGATTAAAAATCCAAATTCTCAGATCACCCAGGCCATGAAGGACCTGAAATGCAAG aTCAGGATTGGCCTCACTGGCACCATCTTACAGAACAACCTTGAGGAGCTGTGGTGTGTCATGGACTG GGCCATACCTGGTTGTCTTGGCAGCTTAGGACATTTCAAGAACAAGTTTTCAGATCCAATTGAGCAAGGGCAGAGGCACAGTGCTACTAAACGTGCCCTAGCTACAGGGAGGAAGACTGTTAGAGCCCTGGTGAGGAAGATTTCCCAGTGGTTCCTCAGAAGGACAAAAGCTCTCATCAAGGAACAACTGCCTAAGAAGGACGACAGG GTGGTGTATTGCTCTCTGACAGACTTTCAGCAGACTGTGTATCAGGCAGTGCTGGACACTGAAGATGTGACGTTGCTGTTGAGGTCTTCAGAGAAATGTGACTGTCAAAGTGGACGCACCCGCAGAAGCTGCTGCTATAGA ACAAACTCAGAAGGTGTGAAAATGAAGGAGCTGTACTTCAGTTACTTGGCCATATTGAGGAAGGTTGCCAACCATGTAGCGCTGCTTCAGACCACTGCAGGCACCAGCAAGAAACAG GAAAAGTATGTGGGTGGCGTCTGTGCGAAGGTTTTCCAAAAGTTTCCCGACTTTGTGCAGAGATGCAAAGGTGAAGCATTTGAGGCCTTGTCGGACCCGATGTACAGTGGAAAGATGAAG GTTTTGCAGAAGCTCCTGACATATTATCTGCAAAAGAGAGATAAAGTGctgcttttttctctctcaaccAAG CTGTTGGATGTGCTGGAGAGCTACTGCATGGCAGAGGGGCTGGACTACAGCAGGTTGGACGGAACCACGAAAGCCAAAGAGAGAATTCAGATTGTCAAAGAGTTCAACAGCTCTTCTCACATCAACATCTGCCTGGTTTCTACCAT GGCGGGCGGTCTTGGTCTTAACTTTGTAGGGGCCAATGTGGTAGTGCTATTTGACCCCACATGGAACCCAGCCAGTGACCTCCAAGCCATTGACCG AGCATACCGCATTGGCCAGTGCAGGGATGTGACTGTTCTTAGGCTGATCTCACTGGGGACTGTGGAGGAGGTTATCTACCTCAGACAAGTTTACAAACAG CAATTGCAGTGCTCAGTTGTGGGCAAGGAGAGTGCACGCCGGTACTTTGAGGCAGTGCAAGGGCACGGTATCTATAAGGGAGAGCTGTTTGGGATCAGAAACCTCTTCAGGCTGCAGATCGAAGGGACATGCCTCACCCGCAAGATACTAGAG CGAGAAGGACAAGTGGAGTCCGGTGTAATGACAACCAGCACTCACACAGgcgaagagaaggaggaggcgGCGAAGGGAGTTAGC CCCACTCATTCTCCCTTTCCCACGTGA